One Mesorhizobium sp. L-2-11 genomic region harbors:
- a CDS encoding TIM barrel protein yields the protein MRQASPRFALDYLATPGLDVRALFAFARDQGLTDVQIRSQPGSNAIARGMPAADVRSAAADTGVGIISVNALQRFNEWTPARRAEASKLADYAAACGAKTLMLVPVNDGSWPANVERRGDLRVALKALKPILQSRGLIGLIEPLGFRTCSLRSKNEAAKAIAAIDGQSVFRLVHDTFHHTLAGETFFSSELTGLVHISSVNDPIHWIYPDRVLVGSDNGSQIRALLDGGYGGPFSFAPFVDAAHPLDDLAGALAASIALFRHGLLTRVPA from the coding sequence ATGCGCCAAGCATCGCCCCGCTTTGCACTCGATTATTTGGCGACGCCCGGACTTGACGTCAGGGCACTTTTCGCTTTTGCCCGCGACCAGGGCCTAACCGATGTCCAGATCCGCAGCCAACCGGGCAGCAATGCTATTGCACGCGGCATGCCGGCGGCGGACGTCCGGTCTGCGGCCGCCGACACAGGCGTTGGGATTATTTCCGTCAATGCCCTCCAGCGCTTCAATGAGTGGACCCCCGCCCGCAGGGCCGAGGCGAGCAAGCTCGCCGATTATGCAGCGGCCTGCGGAGCCAAGACGCTCATGCTGGTGCCGGTCAACGACGGCTCCTGGCCCGCCAATGTCGAGCGCCGGGGCGATCTCCGCGTCGCCTTGAAGGCGCTCAAGCCGATCCTCCAGTCGCGCGGTCTGATCGGTCTCATCGAGCCGCTGGGCTTCCGGACCTGCTCGCTTCGATCGAAGAACGAAGCGGCTAAGGCCATTGCCGCCATTGATGGCCAATCCGTCTTCCGCCTCGTGCACGACACGTTCCACCACACGCTTGCCGGGGAGACGTTCTTCTCCTCCGAGCTGACCGGTCTCGTCCACATTTCAAGCGTGAACGATCCGATCCACTGGATTTACCCGGATCGCGTCTTAGTCGGTTCCGACAATGGCAGCCAGATCCGGGCGCTGCTTGATGGCGGCTATGGGGGGCCCTTCTCATTCGCACCGTTTGTCGATGCAGCCCACCCGCTGGACGACCTCGCAGGCGCACTTGCCGCGAGCATCGCTCTCTTCCGACACGGGCTATTGACGCGAGTGCCGGCGTGA
- a CDS encoding MFS transporter gives MTESATGFMDGVLHDPKQPDQRSGPAWGAVISLALGTFGLVTAEFLPASVLAPLAHDLSITEGAVGQALTTTAIVGAISAPTMAVITRPLDRRIVIWAMTLLLILSNVLSAVAGSLPVLLAARVVLGIALGGFWSISAALAMRLVPSHLLRRAMSIILTGVTCATVCAAPIGAYVGDIWGWRTAFMIAAVVGAVTLVVQLITIPRLPPIGVASFRSLLDVAKNPMIKVAMLVVLLVASGHFAGFTYIRAFLEKFPALDIETISLVLLVFGIGGFFGNLAGGFLAEHSLKAAAALPPLFIAMATVSLLTLGASAWATAIAVTVWGFAFGAVPVGLQTWMVLHAAPEQAESAGGLMAATFQVAIAAGAIFGGLLMDNAGVASSLAYSAVASFLGALTVFLLGPKREPQTT, from the coding sequence ATGACCGAATCCGCTACGGGCTTCATGGACGGAGTTCTGCATGACCCAAAACAGCCAGATCAACGGTCTGGTCCCGCATGGGGTGCAGTCATTTCGCTTGCCTTAGGCACCTTTGGGCTTGTGACGGCAGAGTTTCTGCCTGCCAGCGTGCTGGCGCCGCTCGCGCATGATCTCTCTATCACCGAGGGTGCAGTCGGACAGGCGCTGACAACGACCGCCATCGTGGGGGCGATCTCGGCGCCGACGATGGCCGTCATCACAAGGCCCCTGGACCGCAGGATCGTCATATGGGCGATGACGCTGCTGCTGATCCTGTCGAACGTTCTATCGGCCGTCGCGGGGTCGCTGCCGGTTCTCCTGGCCGCCCGCGTCGTGCTCGGCATAGCACTCGGAGGGTTCTGGTCGATTTCGGCAGCGCTGGCGATGCGGCTCGTTCCAAGTCACCTCCTGCGGCGCGCCATGTCGATCATCCTCACCGGCGTTACCTGCGCTACCGTTTGCGCGGCTCCAATCGGCGCCTATGTCGGCGATATCTGGGGATGGCGAACCGCCTTCATGATCGCTGCGGTCGTCGGCGCCGTTACGCTGGTAGTGCAACTCATAACCATTCCGAGGCTGCCTCCGATTGGAGTGGCCAGCTTCCGCAGTCTGCTGGATGTGGCCAAGAATCCGATGATCAAAGTCGCGATGTTGGTCGTCCTGCTGGTCGCTTCCGGGCACTTCGCCGGCTTCACCTATATCCGCGCCTTCCTTGAGAAGTTTCCCGCGCTTGATATCGAGACGATCTCGCTGGTGTTGCTCGTCTTTGGCATCGGCGGCTTCTTCGGCAATTTGGCCGGCGGATTCCTGGCCGAGCACAGCCTCAAGGCAGCCGCGGCCCTGCCTCCCCTGTTCATAGCGATGGCCACTGTCTCGCTGCTGACGCTGGGAGCATCGGCTTGGGCCACGGCGATTGCGGTTACAGTATGGGGCTTTGCCTTCGGCGCGGTGCCGGTGGGACTGCAGACATGGATGGTGCTGCACGCCGCTCCCGAGCAGGCCGAAAGCGCCGGTGGGCTGATGGCCGCAACGTTCCAGGTAGCCATCGCAGCGGGCGCGATTTTCGGCGGACTACTGATGGACAATGCCGGCGTCGCCAGTTCCCTTGCCTACAGCGCCGTTGCCTCGTTCCTCGGCGCCCTGACAGTGTTCTTGCTCGGCCCGAAGCGCGAACCTCAGACCACCTGA
- a CDS encoding DUF6398 domain-containing protein — protein MSSPSSTRIPIRRLPERRCRASPTRGPKGQGALRHDRRLTNAFCQKHLNDEYAGLARRRAAALSRERRSPLARPVRYA, from the coding sequence GTGAGCTCCCCTTCCTCGACTCGCATCCCGATCAGGCGATTGCCCGAAAGGAGATGTCGGGCATCGCCAACGAGGGGGCCGAAGGGTCAAGGCGCGCTAAGACATGATCGTCGCCTCACCAACGCATTTTGCCAAAAGCATCTCAACGACGAATATGCCGGCTTGGCGCGCCGTAGGGCCGCCGCCTTATCCCGCGAGCGGCGCAGCCCGCTCGCACGTCCCGTCCGCTATGCGTAA
- a CDS encoding FMN-binding negative transcriptional regulator yields the protein MYIPPAFRDDDKECLRATIRAALLANFVTVTAEGPLATPLPLFLDESEGEHGVIYGHLAKANPQCRVPPLGDGLAIFMGPDAYVTPAWYATKRETGKVVPTWNYVAVHAYGPVEFFEDAGRLLDVVNRLTDHHEGERASPWAVSDAPPDFIQAQLRGIVGLRMPITRLEGKRKMSQNRNAADRAGVAAGLAASERASDRDVAALIPK from the coding sequence ATGTACATCCCTCCCGCTTTCCGCGACGACGACAAGGAATGCCTGCGCGCGACCATTCGCGCGGCGCTGCTGGCGAACTTCGTTACCGTCACGGCGGAAGGGCCGCTCGCAACGCCACTGCCCCTCTTCCTTGACGAGAGCGAGGGCGAGCACGGCGTGATCTACGGGCACCTGGCGAAGGCCAATCCCCAGTGCCGTGTTCCGCCGCTGGGCGACGGCTTGGCCATCTTCATGGGGCCGGACGCTTACGTGACGCCGGCATGGTATGCGACCAAGCGGGAAACCGGGAAGGTCGTCCCGACCTGGAATTACGTCGCCGTCCACGCCTATGGCCCGGTCGAGTTCTTCGAGGATGCGGGAAGATTGCTGGACGTCGTGAATCGGCTGACCGACCACCACGAGGGCGAGCGCGCCTCGCCTTGGGCGGTGTCGGACGCGCCGCCGGATTTTATACAGGCGCAACTCCGCGGAATCGTCGGCCTGCGCATGCCAATCACGAGGCTGGAGGGCAAGCGCAAAATGAGCCAGAACCGGAACGCGGCCGACCGCGCTGGCGTGGCGGCGGGCCTTGCGGCGAGCGAGCGGGCATCTGACCGCGACGTCGCCGCTCTCATCCCAAAATAA
- a CDS encoding PLP-dependent transferase, producing MRYITGAALSTMSSFLVLRGLKRTLALRMEWHSTTALAIAQVRDGHSAVG from the coding sequence TTGCGCTACATCACCGGCGCGGCGCTCTCGACCATGTCCTCCTTCCTGGTTCTGCGCGGGCTGAAAAGGACTCTCGCGCTTCGCATGGAATGGCACAGCACCACGGCGCTTGCGATCGCGCAGGTGCGCGACGGGCATTCGGCCGTGGGTTAG
- a CDS encoding nodulation protein NodZ gives MHNAYGSRGSVMDLLAGGSRQHQFVVSRRRTRFGDCLWSSASAWCYA, from the coding sequence ATGCATAACGCCTATGGCAGTCGAGGATCAGTAATGGATTTGCTTGCCGGTGGCTCAAGACAGCACCAATTCGTCGTTTCTCGACGGCGGACCCGGTTCGGTGACTGCCTATGGTCTTCGGCATCAGCCTGGTGTTACGCATAG
- a CDS encoding LysR family transcriptional regulator yields the protein MRFKGLDLNLLVVLDALLTARNLTAAASSINLSQPAMSAAVARLRNYFNDELFTMSGRERVLTPRAETLAPAVRGALLHIQCSIISWDPFNPAQSDRRFRIILSDFATLVFFEKVVERVAREAPAVSFELRPLDNDPDELLRRGDVDFVILPEFFMSSAHPRAALFDETFVCVGCPTNKQLPRQLTFERYVSMKHIAFRVGGAQMPSIEEQFLLEHGLKRRVEIVVQAFSMIPPMVSGTARIATMPFRLVQHFKETFPLRIIELPRPLPTFTEAVQWPTLHNSDPASIWMRQIMLQEASRM from the coding sequence ATGCGTTTCAAAGGCCTTGATCTGAACCTTCTCGTCGTGCTCGACGCACTGCTGACCGCGCGCAACCTCACGGCGGCGGCAAGCAGCATCAACCTTAGTCAGCCGGCCATGAGCGCGGCCGTCGCCCGGCTGCGCAACTATTTCAACGATGAACTGTTTACGATGAGCGGCCGCGAACGCGTTCTAACCCCGCGTGCGGAAACACTCGCCCCCGCTGTTCGTGGCGCACTCTTGCACATCCAATGCTCGATTATTTCTTGGGATCCGTTTAATCCGGCTCAATCCGATCGCCGCTTCAGGATCATTCTTTCCGATTTCGCCACACTCGTGTTTTTTGAAAAGGTCGTGGAGCGGGTTGCACGCGAAGCACCCGCCGTCAGCTTCGAATTGCGGCCGCTCGACAACGACCCCGATGAGCTTCTCCGGCGCGGTGACGTCGATTTTGTGATTCTTCCGGAATTTTTCATGTCGAGCGCCCATCCAAGAGCGGCGCTGTTCGACGAGACATTCGTGTGCGTGGGCTGCCCCACGAACAAGCAGTTGCCACGTCAGCTTACATTCGAGAGATACGTGTCGATGAAACACATTGCGTTCAGGGTCGGCGGTGCCCAGATGCCATCCATCGAGGAACAGTTTTTGCTTGAGCATGGTCTCAAGAGACGTGTTGAGATCGTCGTACAGGCCTTTAGCATGATCCCGCCGATGGTCTCAGGCACAGCTCGGATAGCGACCATGCCCTTCCGGCTGGTTCAGCATTTCAAAGAAACCTTCCCCTTGCGGATCATCGAACTTCCGCGGCCACTACCCACGTTCACCGAGGCCGTCCAATGGCCCACCCTCCACAACAGTGATCCGGCAAGCATCTGGATGCGGCAGATAATGTTGCAGGAGGCATCCCGCATGTGA
- a CDS encoding LysE family translocator: MPELTPLALYLAAASVLAITPGPGIFYVAARTLAGGRREGIASSFGTGLGGMIHVLAASLGVSAIVLESSELFSALKLFGAVYLVWLGFRTFQAARLRGATGGDDGAAVGPVGPRRAFREGVLVEALNPKTAVFFLAFIPQFVNPSAGLVALQFVVLGSVSIALNTLADIVVAVVASGIQDGAAARPGLIRRLREASGGAMIALGVGLALAKHPAA, translated from the coding sequence ATGCCAGAACTGACCCCACTCGCCCTGTACCTCGCCGCGGCCTCCGTGCTCGCCATCACCCCCGGTCCGGGCATCTTCTACGTTGCCGCGCGCACGCTCGCCGGTGGTCGTCGGGAAGGTATCGCTTCCAGCTTCGGCACGGGGTTGGGGGGCATGATCCACGTCCTCGCCGCAAGCTTAGGTGTTTCCGCGATCGTGCTCGAGAGCTCGGAACTGTTCTCCGCATTAAAGCTGTTCGGCGCGGTCTACCTCGTCTGGCTCGGCTTTCGCACCTTTCAAGCCGCCCGCCTCAGGGGAGCGACTGGCGGCGATGACGGCGCCGCAGTGGGTCCAGTCGGACCCCGGCGGGCGTTTCGTGAAGGGGTACTGGTCGAGGCGCTCAACCCGAAGACGGCAGTCTTTTTCCTCGCCTTCATTCCGCAGTTCGTGAATCCGAGCGCAGGGCTCGTAGCTCTGCAATTCGTGGTGCTTGGCTCCGTGTCCATTGCGCTCAACACGCTCGCCGACATCGTGGTTGCCGTCGTGGCCAGCGGCATTCAAGACGGCGCGGCAGCGCGTCCCGGGTTGATCCGCCGCCTGAGGGAGGCGTCAGGTGGCGCGATGATCGCGCTGGGCGTCGGCCTCGCTCTGGCGAAACACCCTGCTGCCTGA
- the nodB gene encoding chitooligosaccharide deacetylase NodB, which produces MRRLDDRWKVQSECADGTGRRSVYLTFDDGPNPCFTPQILDVLAQNRVPATFFVIGAYAAEHPELIQRMIAEGHEVGNHTMSHPDLSKCGLGEVQPEVFEANQAIMLACPQASIRYIRAPYGAWSEEVFTASEIAGLAALHWSIDPRDWSRPGTDAIVDAVLASVRPGAIVLLHDGCPPDESTRSTQASLRNQTVMALSNLIPALDACGYEIRSLPEHH; this is translated from the coding sequence ATGAGACGTCTCGATGACAGATGGAAGGTGCAGAGTGAATGCGCTGACGGCACCGGGCGTCGAAGCGTTTATCTGACGTTTGACGACGGTCCCAATCCATGTTTCACACCACAGATACTCGATGTGCTGGCGCAAAATCGGGTGCCAGCGACATTCTTCGTCATTGGTGCTTACGCCGCAGAGCATCCGGAACTCATCCAGCGAATGATCGCAGAAGGGCATGAGGTAGGCAACCACACGATGTCTCATCCGGACCTGTCCAAATGCGGTTTGGGCGAAGTGCAACCTGAAGTATTTGAGGCGAACCAGGCCATCATGCTGGCATGCCCGCAGGCCTCGATCCGCTACATTCGCGCGCCATACGGCGCCTGGAGCGAAGAAGTGTTCACTGCCTCAGAGATCGCGGGGCTGGCGGCCCTTCATTGGTCGATCGACCCAAGAGACTGGTCGCGCCCCGGCACCGACGCGATCGTCGATGCAGTGCTCGCCTCGGTACGCCCCGGCGCAATCGTGCTCTTGCACGACGGATGCCCTCCCGACGAGTCGACACGGAGCACTCAAGCCAGTCTGCGCAACCAGACCGTTATGGCGCTGTCCAATCTGATTCCTGCATTAGATGCCTGCGGATATGAAATTCGCTCGCTTCCAGAACATCACTGA
- the nolL gene encoding nodulation factor fucose acetyltransferase NolL, whose protein sequence is MLDHIRAGAKGRGSCPAGTNNRDLSFDFAKGILIILVIIGHLLQYLIYQGTDAFWLSPYFKSIYMFHMPLFMAISGYLSSGAILRKSFTQGVGERATQLILPMLFWCMLIWTIKFVVIFPTKSLTDTLLDLSTEVIGTYWFIWAAFISFILIRVLTNFNRLSIWIISASAIAVAFAPITLSITPLLKYTYPFYCLGFLFAQPIGWQNGVIWRYKWIFVVLLSIAAFICFLGWGNETYAYNNLVLIHDEQSAKQVFLMFSGSLAASAVAMQSMFQCWRLVYSTRVARFVAVQLGQSTLLLYLVQGAVFRLMDLIQFGEVWNLTTRIAFATVLGVAIVVIAMAIRSIARNLGYVSRIVVGAPPRPSLLKSQSVIN, encoded by the coding sequence ATGCTTGATCACATAAGAGCCGGAGCGAAGGGACGCGGCTCGTGCCCAGCAGGGACAAACAACCGAGACCTAAGCTTTGATTTCGCCAAAGGCATACTCATTATTTTGGTGATAATTGGGCACTTGTTACAATATTTAATCTACCAGGGCACCGACGCTTTCTGGCTGTCGCCGTATTTCAAGTCGATCTACATGTTTCATATGCCTCTCTTTATGGCGATAAGCGGATATCTTTCTTCTGGGGCAATTTTGCGAAAATCGTTCACCCAGGGTGTCGGTGAGCGGGCAACGCAGCTAATACTGCCAATGCTTTTTTGGTGTATGTTGATCTGGACGATAAAGTTCGTAGTGATTTTTCCTACGAAGAGTTTAACCGACACATTGCTGGACTTGTCGACGGAAGTTATTGGAACCTACTGGTTCATATGGGCGGCATTTATTTCGTTCATTCTGATTAGAGTTCTTACAAATTTCAACCGTCTATCGATATGGATCATAAGCGCATCTGCAATTGCGGTCGCATTCGCACCCATCACGTTATCAATAACCCCGTTGTTAAAATACACCTACCCATTTTATTGTTTAGGGTTCCTGTTTGCCCAGCCGATCGGATGGCAGAATGGCGTCATCTGGCGTTACAAATGGATTTTTGTTGTCTTACTTTCGATAGCGGCTTTCATATGCTTCCTCGGGTGGGGCAATGAGACTTATGCCTACAATAATCTCGTTTTAATTCATGATGAACAGTCAGCTAAACAAGTTTTTCTGATGTTCTCTGGCTCTTTGGCGGCTTCTGCGGTAGCAATGCAGTCTATGTTCCAATGCTGGAGACTTGTCTATTCGACTAGAGTAGCTCGCTTCGTCGCGGTGCAGCTTGGTCAGAGCACGCTGCTGCTTTACCTGGTCCAGGGTGCCGTGTTTCGCCTCATGGATTTGATACAGTTTGGAGAAGTGTGGAATCTCACGACCAGAATCGCCTTCGCAACTGTGCTTGGAGTGGCGATTGTCGTCATAGCGATGGCAATTCGCAGTATTGCGCGCAACCTCGGATATGTGTCGCGGATCGTTGTCGGAGCGCCGCCACGCCCAAGTCTGCTCAAATCTCAATCTGTAATCAATTAG
- the pdxR gene encoding MocR-like pyridoxine biosynthesis transcription factor PdxR produces the protein MVQSPGPGASTRSHGMGARQIYEALREQILRGVYGTGSQLPSSRGLAEELGVSRTTVTVAYEQLAAEGFIDIRQGARPRVASSLLGHELTANPPKRFGPVHLSSYGERLRGTPRWPDYLPNTLKVDFRYGVLAPSDFPASVWKRAMNAAMAQRPARLAYDDPCGSSRLRQALQGYLWRARTVRCDPEQIVIVNGSQQGLDLCARLLLDPGDSFVIEDPCYRMARQVFASTGATPVPVEVDDHGMQTEQLAGVAARLAYVTPSHQFPLGGVMPIPRRHQLLEWAREQGAYVIEDDYDSEYRYDISPVPPLHSLEDHGAVIYLGTISKTLSPMLRIGYLVVPAEFLQVFETAKQLADRHSPMAGQESLASLIESGGYESHVRRVRRINGERREALLTALKRSFQGRIAVQGAEAGLHVVIWFNDLPRSRETALVEAAQYAGLGLHPISPLYHRQSGAGEADRVGLVMGYSALSIRQIEKGVEMLRDVVARL, from the coding sequence ATGGTCCAGTCTCCAGGTCCCGGTGCTTCAACCCGCTCGCATGGCATGGGCGCGCGCCAGATCTACGAAGCGCTTCGCGAGCAGATCCTCAGAGGCGTTTACGGCACCGGAAGCCAGCTGCCGTCCTCCCGTGGTCTCGCCGAGGAACTTGGCGTCTCGCGAACGACCGTCACCGTCGCCTACGAGCAGCTGGCCGCGGAAGGTTTCATCGACATCCGTCAAGGCGCGCGCCCTCGTGTCGCATCCTCACTGCTGGGACATGAGCTGACCGCCAATCCCCCAAAACGGTTCGGCCCGGTTCACTTGTCAAGCTATGGCGAACGGCTGCGTGGTACTCCGCGCTGGCCGGATTACCTGCCGAACACGCTGAAGGTTGATTTCCGATATGGCGTCCTGGCGCCCTCAGATTTCCCCGCATCGGTTTGGAAGCGCGCGATGAACGCGGCGATGGCGCAGCGGCCGGCACGGCTCGCCTATGACGATCCGTGCGGTTCGAGCCGGCTCCGCCAAGCGCTTCAGGGCTATCTCTGGCGCGCCCGTACTGTGCGCTGCGACCCCGAGCAGATCGTCATCGTCAATGGTTCGCAGCAGGGCCTCGATCTCTGCGCGCGCCTGCTGCTCGACCCCGGGGACAGCTTCGTCATCGAGGACCCCTGCTACAGGATGGCGCGCCAGGTCTTTGCCAGTACAGGTGCCACGCCCGTTCCCGTCGAGGTTGACGATCACGGCATGCAAACGGAGCAACTGGCGGGGGTCGCGGCCCGGCTGGCCTATGTGACGCCCTCGCATCAGTTTCCGCTCGGCGGCGTCATGCCGATCCCGCGGCGGCATCAGCTTCTGGAATGGGCGCGGGAGCAGGGCGCCTATGTCATCGAGGACGACTACGACAGCGAATATCGCTACGATATCAGCCCCGTTCCCCCGCTGCATAGCCTCGAGGATCATGGGGCCGTCATCTACCTCGGCACCATCTCCAAGACGCTCTCGCCGATGCTGCGGATCGGTTATCTCGTCGTCCCGGCGGAATTCCTGCAGGTTTTCGAAACCGCCAAGCAGCTTGCCGACCGGCATTCTCCGATGGCGGGGCAGGAGTCATTGGCCTCTCTGATCGAGAGCGGTGGCTATGAAAGCCATGTGCGCCGCGTGCGCCGCATCAACGGCGAGCGCCGGGAGGCATTGCTGACCGCCCTGAAGCGGAGTTTTCAAGGTCGGATCGCCGTCCAGGGGGCAGAGGCTGGACTGCACGTCGTCATATGGTTCAACGACCTGCCGCGATCGCGTGAAACGGCGTTGGTCGAAGCTGCCCAATACGCGGGTCTGGGTCTGCACCCGATTTCGCCGCTTTATCATCGGCAGTCGGGAGCAGGCGAAGCCGACCGCGTCGGGCTTGTCATGGGCTATTCCGCCCTGAGCATCCGGCAGATCGAAAAAGGCGTCGAGATGCTGCGCGACGTCGTCGCTCGACTCTGA
- a CDS encoding LysR family transcriptional regulator, whose amino-acid sequence MRFKGLDLNLLVVLDALLTERTLTAAASSINLSQPAMSAAVARLRDYFNDELFTTSGRERVLTPRAETLAPAVRSALLQIQCSIISWDPFNPAQSDRRFRIILSDFATLVFFEKVVERVAREAPAVSFELLPIDDDPDELLRRGDVDFLIFPELFMSSAHPRAALFDDTLVCVGCSTNKQLPRQLTFERYMSMRHVAVKFGRTLKPSIEEQFFLEHGLKRRVEIVVQAFSKIPPMVSGTARIATMPFRLVQHFKKTFPLRIIDLPLPLPTFTEAVQWPALHNSDPASIWLREILLQEASRMTSPGDAKRRPRQP is encoded by the coding sequence ATGCGCTTCAAGGGCCTTGATCTGAACCTTCTCGTCGTGCTCGACGCACTGCTGACCGAGCGGACCCTCACGGCGGCGGCAAGCAGCATCAACCTTAGTCAGCCGGCCATGAGCGCGGCCGTCGCCCGGCTGCGCGACTATTTCAACGATGAACTGTTTACGACGAGCGGCCGCGAACGTGTTCTAACCCCGCGTGCGGAAACACTCGCCCCCGCAGTTCGCAGCGCACTCTTGCAAATCCAGTGCTCGATTATCTCTTGGGATCCGTTTAATCCGGCTCAATCCGATCGCCGTTTCAGGATCATTCTTTCCGATTTCGCCACACTCGTGTTTTTTGAAAAGGTCGTGGAGCGGGTTGCACGCGAAGCACCCGCCGTCAGCTTCGAATTGTTGCCTATAGACGACGACCCCGATGAGCTTCTCCGGCGCGGTGACGTCGATTTTCTGATTTTTCCAGAATTGTTCATGTCAAGTGCCCATCCAAGAGCGGCGCTGTTCGACGACACGCTCGTGTGCGTGGGCTGCTCCACGAACAAGCAGCTGCCACGGCAGCTTACATTCGAGAGATACATGTCGATGAGGCACGTTGCGGTCAAGTTCGGGCGGACGCTGAAGCCCTCCATCGAGGAACAGTTTTTTCTTGAGCATGGTCTCAAGAGACGTGTTGAGATCGTTGTGCAGGCCTTTAGCAAGATCCCGCCGATGGTCTCAGGCACAGCTCGTATAGCGACCATGCCCTTCCGGCTGGTTCAGCATTTCAAAAAAACCTTTCCCCTGCGGATCATCGACCTTCCGCTGCCACTACCCACGTTCACCGAGGCCGTTCAATGGCCCGCCCTTCACAACAGTGATCCGGCAAGCATCTGGCTGCGAGAGATATTGCTACAGGAGGCGTCTCGAATGACTTCTCCGGGGGACGCCAAAAGGCGCCCCAGGCAGCCCTAA